The DNA sequence CTTTTGCAGCAGACCGGCCTCCAAGCAGCCCTCCCCGCCTTGCAGCAACCTTGAGCACACACCTCACCCTGCCAGCCCACATTGGCCAAGCACCTGCCTGCAACGCCCTAGCAAGCCCAGCCGCACCCACATCATCGTGAAGCAACCGATCTGCAGCCTGCAGCCCAGTCGCAGCAACCTTTCAGCCCCCCGCACGCACAGCCGCGCAGATCCCCGTAGCCCTGCGTTGCCTCACTTGCGCAGATTCTAGCAACCATAGCAACTCGCGTGCGGCCTTCCACCAGATTGGCCTCATCCCTACCTCCGGGCAGTAACCCGATCTGCATCAGCCCGCATCCCAGCCCACCCTTGCAGCAGCAACCTGATCTGCAACAGCCTCTAGCCCACCCGTCTGCAATCGCTGCATAGCCTCCTCGCCGGCGCTGCCTCCACACCAACACGAAGAACAGAGAGCGcgaagaagaagacgagaggaaaaacgggaaaaaaaaaacagagaaaaaaagcaaaaagatcaaagaaggaagaaaaaaaaggggctGATCCGGCCCAATGAAAAAGCCGGCCcaatctaaaataaaaaataaaaaaagggcaaagaaaaagaaaaaccatagCCCATTGCtcaaaagaaagaggaagcggcccagtttttttttttttctcaagcacaaaaaagtgaaaaacatcgctacgcacgcctgcatcaacacgcgcgtgtgctaggattgttttattttctcaaaatcaagtatgttttctttattttattttatgattttaaccaagcattgaattttatttatgttttctatttttaagcatgctttatactctATTGTTTctgcttttattttgttattaagcatgtttagttaagataattttgatcattttaagcatgccttgttatttatataattatgtttaagcatgctttatattttattgatgatatttttattatgaaattttgagcatgtttttattttatttacgcttatataaagtatgtctacgcatgctttgtattatgctattgtttacattttattttatgcatgatatattcttgctattattatgtgtagtatataatttgttgtatatttatgaaatttgagcttgccatgtagtttatttcttatatatgctatgtttaaatgtgttatgcttatttttagaatgcaacatatataatccggtttgccatgataatgaaaattcatgagcattatacatacatacttaccgtgataatgcattttcacgtagcatcgaaaaaaaatgtgaccattacgaatcttggtcttgaaatctaattcatatttttggaaaataatttacgtggatgtttTTATGACTgcataatttatatcttctctcttgttttatgtagatggttgATCCAACTCAACCTGactttgacatcttggactcagaaggacttgagtacaatcgttgggtttccgatgtagaaactgcctttgtagcaaaagactacactgccaccattaccgaccccaaagatgccttactgtttctgaggcgacatattgatcctagcatacgttgggagtaccttcagttgaagacacccaaagaactgtgggatgcccttaagggacgtttcgggaacattcatgacattttactcccagaactggccgttcagtggaatggaatccgcttgcttgactacaaaagggtcaatgacttcaacaaggacatgttgagccttaaggcacgtctcaatttctgtggaaaggaaatcacagaagatgatatgatctacaagactcttaccacctttcctacttcagcatttatactagcgaaccagtataaattggagtatgacaacaaaagaatcacaaccttcaataagttaataagcctactgcaagtggctgagagacataatgaggttctcttgaacaacaatgccaggcccaccgggacaaagaaaattctcgaggttaattatggaaaaatgaaaggtggaaagaattccaatgcaagggggtttagacatgctgatccctacccacgtggcaaccatgcaccacgtggaaagggacatggggatcgtggaaacaatatgcaaaaggaaagagttgacaatgaaccatgctataggtgtggattcattgggcattggtacaagaactgccaagcaaacaacagagtagcagccaattacaagaggtatagaaagtctaaagaacaagaggttcactatatggaagaaggaggtcatgacctagacgtcaaccttacaattgcagacttcaatgacaaagaggaacttgctaagtcaatggatgctctcaatcttgactgatctgctttattcattttattttccacagacagttgtgaaggcataatgcctcatttttaattagactattatttggtcttaaagaatggtttgatgaattagatttctgaacaaagaccttgatttgattatcgttggcttattaataaattttgaattttattctgaagcactgaatttattcaaatttatttactacacatatttacatggttcgacatagcactataaagatgtaaagcaatacatctagagaaaaattattagaatgaaaataaTACCATTCTacacaaatagaaatactctaaagaatatgagctatattttctaaatacctcccatttatttgtaggaatgaatggaggagaacttaagtgcttaattgatagtgggactacccacacaatattaagaaataggcaattattcattgaatcaatagcctataatttctctgtgactatgatgattggatcatcacaagtaataaaagggcgaggaactgccaaatttttgctgcctaatggcacaacatttcaagtcacagactcTCTATATACActaagagctaatcgaaccttgatAAGTTTCTCTGGAATGGAACTGAATATcttgatattaactctaatgaatgtggaaggaaacgcattttagagactgtacctcactatgattaggatcattgaatcctatgctgtcaccaacaacgaaatgtgggacactgactcatacaggctttggcatgaccgcgtAGGGCACCccagtcgtgacatgatgatccgttgACTTGACTCATAAActttcgcaagcgtacgaatcgttgtcaagaaAGGGAAATATTGAGCCCAaagattatcgtaccacggggattagtggctaacccacaatccttgggtggtcggaactaaagtcactaagcaaacaaaataaaaataaagtgaataaataaaaatgttaatctaaggcaccaagccctagcaatgctcggttttggttctcaccaaagcctaatcacaactaagagcctagtgatgattaTCTACAATGAATCGAAATTTGTAgggggttttgaattgtgaattaactaaattaaacgcaaccgaaaagtaaactaaacaactaattaacgaactagaaaattaaatttgggttttcaaattaatgggaacatgggagtgtcgggtgattcacactaactatcttgcaaatatcgaagccaatttcacaaatgcatgcatttcctatatgtgtcgagtcccgtatttagtaccggttaaggctactaaaccaattatcctttcggtgtattgattataccggttaaggccacaatcaactctctaatttgggcattacgccggttaaggccgcaatatccaaaattagaggcctagagagcaagataatagagacccaagcaagcttagctacaattaagctagctaatggtcaccacacttaaatcctagatgccacaagactaataagttgtcaatttatcaatctattcatcgtaattgcccacaacataattccaaaggttgacaaagcctagaaacatgcttctaaggaccaataaattcggatttaaagcatacacaatggaaattgcatttattaaaattaaagcatcaatatctatacaagatgagttagggcttcacaaccctaactcccaacaaagaaattactcacaacccataactatgaacatcaaagatacaaaattcaaagagaaaagattatagaagtgtaggagaacacAAATGTAGCCACAATTAGTTAGGAAGCTAATATGACttcccttgaattacaactcccacaaatacctaaagcttgaatcttgtagctctcgatgaatccttgaagcttgtgtgagaaattctatgaatacccaaaaaaaactaaaactattatgaaaaatggaggaggaaaggagagagagagagagcagcccaaaagggctgcctctgtttggtGTGTGCGGCGCTGTAGGTGTTAGCTCTGAGGAAGAGAGAAATATCCCTTAATATAGGGTAGGTTTCGTGTCAAGGATGAAAGAGGGCTGAATGGGTAAGGTGGTTTGGCACGTGTCAAAGATGTATGCGTTAAGTGTGCTAGTGTGAGCAGCACATGGTCTGAAAGGGTAAATGGATGTGGTCAAGCACGTGGTGGTGAGAGAAAAGCTAGCCACAGTAACATTAGAAGCCAAACATACGTGCAGCACCATTTCCTTGTTGGtttaatcaatcaatcaatcatgattgattaattaattaatcaataactcttgatatatatatatatatatatatatatatatatatatatatatattcattctcTCCTCGTAATTTCAAAGTGCATGGCTACAATTATGAATAATTGCCTTCAGCTCCTCCTCTGACTTTGACTGTAGTTGACCGCAtcaataatttcatttttttcttgaaaACTCCAATTTCGCAatattttctctcgtttccgcaactccgcttattttctacaaaataacaaaaaatgaattaattacattataattgacACAAGGATTGGCTTAtttctagtattttagatataattacacgaataaaaatgcgtgtaatcatccgtattttaaagaactcatatggacatcccttctttcgagtgaaaaataaaatgagagaaaagtctgccacactgcaaAGTGTCGGTCCTACTATCGCACAAATacagccattgccttctgaagtaccagaagcactacctccctcccattatgcctcattgactatttcaaaggcatatCACTCGTTtcgcaaagcctgctctttagcaaaaacaagaTTGAGacattcctatgctaaagatacaaaacaaaacattccattcttacaaaggatacaaggaggtATCTGTGAACCTATCCATCCAgcatgcggaccattcaagtactttatggttctggtggatgcttcgacacgctggtcacatgtcattttattgtccacaagaaatgctgcatttgcaaaactcgtAGCACAAATTAtacatttaagggctcaccaccctgatcaccctatcaagtctataaagCTTGATAATGCtgaagagtttacatcaaaagcatttgatgattattgcatgtcaatcgggatcgatgtagagcatcctgtatcCCATGTACATACACCAAATGGTCTCGCataagccaccatcaaaaggctacagatggtggttagggcattggttatgcgcaccaacctgcctatatctgcatggggttatgcaatattgcacgcagctttactcattcatttcagacccactgctagccaaccattttctgctaccagttggtaactggataggagcctgacatttcacacttacgcatatttggttgcgcaatATATGTGCCTGTTGCGCCCCCACagagcaccaaaatgggtccctagagatgattaagtatttatgttgaaCACGAattcccaacaattatccgctatttggaacccttggcaggcgatctctttaccgctagatttgcagattgtcactttgatgagacagtcttcccttcgttagggggagataggaaaaaggattttccaagggaacgacatgaattgtcgtggtttgtcctcactctgtctcattttgatccccacacttcacaaagtgaaaatgaagtgaaaagaataatcgatcttcagaacgtagcagattcgatgcctgatgagtTTACTGATatagcaaaagtgacgagatcacatataccagctgcaaatatgcctgcaaggttagaagttcccaacaaggggcacggtgctgcagatagaggcactgcaaccacacttagtggaagTGTGGTTGAgaccgtggctccccaaaggaagagggggaggccacttggtttgattgacactcacccaaggaagaagagggcgagtaaggcacaaaccaatcatcaatgtatagaatccctctcatgcgattgtctctgattatagttatgtccatgaatcaacaactttttaagttttttttttctcgttaGTGGACCCAGTGGCCAAACccacctttttctttcttttccttttccatataAATTTATGTTTAACTATTTTTTGTATTTCAGAAATTTATGGATGAACAAAAATtcatatacttttgttttgtaattaattctacttttattttattcaaaatacataattttgtattgttatttggcaaaagaaaaaaaatgtatcggaggccacattttaattcttAATCTCAGGATCGGCCCTGCTTTCTAACTTGGGCATTACgacggttaaggccgcaatatccaaaattacaAGCCTAGAATGCAAgttaatagagacccaagcaagcttagctacaattaatcCAGCTAATGATCGCCACACTCAAATTCTAGATGGAACAAgattaataagttgtcaattgatcaatctattcatcacaaatAACTAATTAAGATACGATGACTAGAGCTTTGATGCCTCTCCCTCTTGGAACCCTAGAGGCGTCTATTAGAGGAGCTGGGCATGATGGCCGCACTATTCTCAGCCACCGGTCGGATTGCCAGGCTCGTCCTGGTGTAGTCTCTTACTGTAGTGTTTGATTTGGCTGTTATGCCTAACATTGGTTCAGTTTTCGATTGGATCTCTTTGATCCAATGCTGCATTCTATCCTTACAAGAGCTTCATGTTCCTCCTAGTGAGTGCCTGCCCTCTTGGGCTTATGATGGTGGGACGATCGTGTCGATATGGCCTCTTGGGGTTTTGGCTCAGCCTCGATTAGCTGGTGTTAGTGGGATTCTTTCTAGCTTTGATAGAGATACAATGTCGTCTAGTGGGCGATGCACTGACAAGAGGCCACAAAGGCAGGGAGGCTGTGATAGAGGCTAGTGGTGCGGTGGTTGCTGAGGTGGTGGATGACCTAACATTGGGAATCTGTGGAGAAGGCCATTTTTGGACCTTCCATTCCTCGGGGACGATAGTGGCGGCGTGGTGGCCGGCAAGTAGGTCAGGGCTGGTTGGATTGATGGGCCGGCCGGAATTGGTATCTCAGATGGAGGCATAGTTGTTTTGGTGGCTACCTGAGGTGCAACTAGGGTTTTCCCTAGATGGGCTTCTTGGACTGTTACTTGGGCCTGGAGTGTTGCTGTTAATTTTTGGGCTTGATCTTCTTGGGTTCAGAATGTtcattgggtttttttttttcttattgtttAGTTGTTGATACTTCCTTTCCCGTTAGGGAAGGAGACACtagttgtttagtttagctCTATTTAGAATAATGTCTATGCTAGTATAAGTGTCTCTATGAGCCTTTATAGAAGTACTTAGCTTCaatgtaccacaattgcgtgctcggTGTTTGAAGTTAGGTAGAATATAGTGCCTACGAGGTGAGGTGTTTTTGTTAGCATGGACTACTCTGCGCTATCATTGTCCAAATAGAGTAGTCCATTTTTTGTACTATTCGAATCTATGAACCAGGGTCATACTGTTTGGTATGAACTCTttatttcacaaaaaaaaaaaaaaatctatttatCACAATTGCCCACGATATAATTTCAAAAGGAGataaagcctagaaacatgatTTTATTGGTTtagatttaaagcatacacaaagAAAATTACATTTATTTGAATTAAAGCATCAACATTTGTACAAGATGAATTAGAGCTTAACAACCCTAACTCCAAAATCAAACTCTCACATGATGTGAAGTACTGAGAGCCCCTTCTGAGTCTTCCTTGAAATTCTTTGAAAAGGTGGaaaattggtgaagaaaataaaaatgggaagagagagagagagatgagaaaaGAGGAGAGGTGGGTTGGGGCTTCGTTAGAAGAAAGGGAGGAATGGCTGTGGACTTGTGGTCTCGGTGTTGGTCGAAGGGTGACTGAGGGAACTAGGTATGATTGATGGTGGAGGTGTGGAAACAACTTGTTCTTCGATTCTTTACATATCATTGATTCCCATAACAACTTGTTGATTAATCccttataattttatttttacccaTTGCAACAGAACTTATAAAAGTAACTCAATTCTATTTGCTTGAGGCAATGCAAAATGATACTCAGGCACCATAGAATAATTAATCACCGAAAAGACAGCTCTATCGACCTAGTGATTAACTGGAACCTCCCGGCCTACAAACCCGGTCCAGGCCCAATTAATTTGGAAACTCATAAAGAATATTTTATAACAGTGAAAAAGTTAACtgaagattaaaaacactggAGGTGCTGCCCCATGGTGGTGGCGCCTCCCGTCTCTTCCTCCGCCACTTACTTTGCCCCCATCCAATCCAAAGCTTATATCTTTACCAGTTACAAATCAATGGAGCTATTTGTCATGACGAACTCAGATAAGTTTTTCAttgcttctgtttttttttccttagctTGTTCACTTTAATCAGGGCTTGCATTTGATAGTGTTGTACTGTGTTAATGTTTGTGAGTGTGTTGTGTTCTGGTTTGTAGTTACAGACTAGTTTTGATAATGCTTGATTAAGTTTCTTGGATGGTCAAGCTTGAGTCTTTAATAAAAGATAACAGCAACACAATGATCCctgattcttttttttaaatgggaATTGGAGGGGGATAGAGTTGACCATCACGTTCCCTAATTCAAAGCTGAAGGAATGGAATATGATTCTGTGAGAGTAAGACAGCTCACTTGTTGACCTCATTATTTTGGAGTTTTCTTCAATAATTGATTGTTAGAATGAGTAAACTTTCTGAATTAAACTACTTGATGCAAGTCTAGTTTTAGttgattaattttagtttagtttGGAACTACTCCCCAAAACCATGTGAAAGGAGACCCAGTTTCCACCTAGCTAGCTCTTACTGCTAAGCTTGGTTCACAAAATTGGAGGGTAGTGTTGATTCTGTTGAAGGAAGCAGAAGCGATGGCGGCAGCTGATGTtgctcaatttctgtggaaaaaGTTCTTGCGGTCTCTAGTGGACCCAGAGTCTGAATTATCAGGTTCTATGAGTCTCTTTTCTTACTTTGAAGCAATCAAACATATCTTAGTAAACACGCAGATAATTCCATTTTCTTTAGAAATGTTGATGCCATGGAATGCATCATGGGAAGTGAATACTTATGTTCGGGCAAATACTTATCTCTTGGAGCTCAACTATGCACTGGCAGAGTGCCAAATCTTTGCAAAGGAGTGCAGGGAGCTTAAAAAGAAGATTTTACCGTTGAATCCTTCCGCTGTTTTTTTCATCCTACAGATGAAGAAGAGGCTGACGGCACTGAGAAGGAAGTTTGAGACTTTGGTGCTTGAGAGCCCATCAATACCTACTTCTATCTTGAGGGAGCGAAAAGGGAGAAACTCTGTGGAATGTTTGGGATTTACTGAGAAGGATATAGTGGTGTTAAAGAAGAATTCAGAAGAAACTGTGGTGTTTTCTGTTGCAATGAATTCAGAAGACTTTACAACTATGGTTGAGCTCTTGGGCTTGCTTGGTGGCTCTGCAGCTGGAATTGGATTTACTTCCATTGGGATTGTCGGCATGGCTCGTGTGGTTAAGTCCATTTTAGTACAAAGACTTGTGGAAGAGACAGCTGTGCTCTCTGAGTTTTCTCCTATCATTCAGTTATGCTTGTCTGATATAATACAAGAACATAATGTTGTAGACAACACTAATAGTGCCAGTGGGGCCAGCATTAGCATCAGTATTGTGAAACTTATACTTGTAAAGTTGGGGGAGGAGGAGACTGCCGGTATTTCTGGCCTTGAACTTAATTCGCTCTTGGAAAGGCTCAACCACCTTTTATCAGGTAAAAAGTATTTAATTGTGTTGGATGATGTGTGGCATAATATGGAGTTCTATAGGGACCTTGGCTATCAGCTTCGTGATGGTGAGAAATTTGGGGATCGGTTATCTGATGGGTTGCCTAAGGATGGTGGTGGTGCAGTCATTGTGGTTAGTAGGATACCAGAAGTGGCTCTAGATATGGTGGGGATATGCAAAGTACTCTGCATAAGCGGCTGACCATGCTCAAAAGGAAGTCTGCAGTCTCCAGTCTGGTGCATGAACGGCAAAAACACCAAACACCTATATCTAACACACCCAGCCCATCAATCTCTACACCAAAAGAGAAGACCAGTGTGGCAGAAGAATGTTTGCCATTTGCTGAGAAGGTAAAGAACATTTCAAGTGAAAACGTGCCACTTCTTAATGTAGGGATATATAGTGAATTTAAGGACTCCCGCATGCTTGTTGGTGATCCAACTGGAACTGGATTTACAGCAATTGGGATAGTTGGCATGGCTGGCGTCGGTAAGTCCACTTTTGTGCACAATGTCTTGAAAACCGTGTGGTCTGAATATGATCCCATAGTTTGGTTATGCTTTTCGGATATAATCAAAGGTAGAAAACAGGGACCAAATGTCACTGCCAGTCATGAGGTGATCAGCATTAGCATTGTGGCATGTATCCTCGAAATGTTGGAGATTTCCATAGCGAGGCAAGACCTTGGCATTGCCGAGCTCTTGGAAAGGCTAAATCATAGTTTATCGGGTAAACGGTATTTGATTGTGTTGGATGATGTGTGGGACGTTATGGAGTTCTGTTCAGATTTATCTTATAAGTTACCCGAAGGTGAGAAAATTGGGGATCAGTTATCTCACGGATTGCCCAAGGACTGTGGTGGTACGGTCATTGTCACTAGTAGGATAACTGAAGTGGCTCAACATATGGTTGGCTTGGGCCAAAATAACTTGTTTCTTGTTACGCCTTGGGATAGAGGACAGTGCTTGTTATACTTCGACAGCTTTATCTTCCATGAAAGATTACGGTGTGGTAAAGAAAAACGTTTTGGCATGTCAAATACAGAAACTGTGAGAAAGGTCCATAATGAAATCCTGGATCAAGTTTGTGGTCTGCCATTAATGATCAAAACTCTCGCATACTTAATCTTTGAAAACCAGATCAGTCAGAATGATTATAATAGGTACGGTAGTCTTGTTTATCagtttttacttttttctttttatctgaTGGATCTATAATTT is a window from the Rosa chinensis cultivar Old Blush chromosome 2, RchiOBHm-V2, whole genome shotgun sequence genome containing:
- the LOC112184872 gene encoding probable disease resistance protein At4g19060, coding for MQSTLHKRLTMLKRKSAVSSLVHERQKHQTPISNTPSPSISTPKEKTSVAEECLPFAEKVKNISSENVPLLNVGIYSEFKDSRMLVGDPTGTGFTAIGIVGMAGVGKSTFVHNVLKTVWSEYDPIVWLCFSDIIKGRKQGPNVTASHEVISISIVACILEMLEISIARQDLGIAELLERLNHSLSGKRYLIVLDDVWDVMEFCSDLSYKLPEGEKIGDQLSHGLPKDCGGTVIVTSRITEVAQHMVGLGQNNLFLVTPWDRGQCLLYFDSFIFHERLRCGKEKRFGMSNTETVRKVHNEILDQVCGLPLMIKTLAYLIFENQISQNDYNRSALKKMLIPREFLIDCSWEYVPINERNFDWAHDKMYMPKCPVFVFIDFQSDLIGALAEDFRYQLNRVQVLSVLHESFITRRCSPMKPERALEEFYGSLAKLKGQGHDFADEIRKKMTFIEFYAI